One window of Sphingobacteriales bacterium genomic DNA carries:
- the ftsA gene encoding cell division protein FtsA, whose product MKHETLPIVAAIDIGTTKICALVGRKNHTGKIEILGIGQAESCGVMRGVISNIDKTVEAIKQAVAEASRKSGINIHHVYVGIAGQHIKYIRHRGSMMRDNGQDEITSADVEKLISDMFKLNLPPGEKIVHVLPQEFVIDDEQGIKEPVGMSGVRLEANFHIVTGQITAIQNIVRCVQKAGLSIVEMILEPIASSAAVLSEEEKEAGVALVDIGGGTTDIAVFHDGIIRHTAVIPLGGNIITEDIKEGCMVMRDQAERLKVKFGKALAIEAPENAIVSIKGLRGREPKEISVINLAHIIQSRMEEILEHVYVQLRISGYENKLIGGIVISGGGARLQNIEHLTEYLTGLDARVGLPAEHLSVNSQRSEFNDPMYATGIGLLMLALQKNTVATEIPIVEEQTDMNGNVSQQEDQTLIKEQLPTDEDESEEEAENSKSGGNWLDRFLRKGREWLEGDVKDFN is encoded by the coding sequence ATGAAACATGAAACTTTACCAATTGTAGCCGCCATAGATATTGGAACAACTAAAATCTGTGCCTTAGTCGGACGGAAAAACCATACCGGGAAAATTGAAATCTTAGGCATCGGACAAGCTGAATCCTGCGGTGTTATGCGAGGGGTTATCTCCAATATTGACAAAACCGTTGAAGCTATCAAACAAGCTGTTGCTGAAGCTTCCCGAAAATCGGGAATCAATATTCATCATGTCTATGTCGGAATAGCTGGGCAACACATCAAATACATCCGTCATCGTGGAAGCATGATGCGAGATAATGGTCAGGATGAAATCACTTCTGCCGATGTGGAAAAACTTATCAGCGATATGTTCAAACTGAATCTTCCTCCGGGAGAAAAAATTGTACACGTATTGCCGCAAGAGTTTGTCATTGATGATGAACAGGGAATTAAAGAGCCGGTAGGTATGTCCGGTGTCAGATTGGAAGCCAATTTTCACATAGTAACCGGTCAAATTACTGCTATACAAAACATTGTCCGTTGTGTGCAAAAGGCCGGATTAAGCATTGTTGAAATGATTTTAGAACCTATTGCTTCATCTGCCGCAGTTTTGAGCGAAGAAGAAAAGGAAGCAGGGGTTGCTTTGGTTGATATTGGTGGAGGAACAACAGATATTGCGGTATTTCACGATGGAATAATTCGCCATACGGCAGTTATTCCACTCGGTGGCAATATCATTACTGAAGATATTAAAGAGGGTTGTATGGTGATGAGAGATCAAGCCGAAAGGTTAAAGGTCAAATTTGGAAAAGCACTTGCCATTGAAGCACCGGAGAATGCTATTGTTTCAATTAAAGGGTTGCGGGGTAGAGAGCCTAAAGAAATTTCGGTGATTAATCTTGCTCATATCATTCAATCGAGAATGGAAGAAATTTTAGAACATGTTTACGTTCAACTTAGAATTTCAGGTTATGAAAACAAACTTATCGGAGGTATAGTGATTTCCGGCGGAGGTGCAAGGCTTCAGAATATTGAACATCTTACCGAATATCTAACCGGTTTAGATGCCCGGGTTGGTTTGCCTGCCGAACATTTATCGGTTAACAGTCAGCGTTCTGAATTTAACGATCCAATGTATGCTACAGGTATCGGATTGTTAATGCTGGCATTGCAAAAAAATACCGTTGCTACAGAAATACCCATTGTTGAAGAACAAACTGATATGAATGGTAATGTTTCACAGCAAGAAGATCAAACCCTGATAAAAGAACAGTTACCCACTGACGAAGATGAATCAGAGGAAGAAGCAGAAAACTCAAAATCTGGCGGCAACTGGTTGGACAGATTCTTACGCAAAGGCCGCGAATGGTTAGAAGGCGACGTAAAAGACTTTAACTAA
- the ftsZ gene encoding cell division protein FtsZ, whose amino-acid sequence MKFDAPKNQNCIIKVIGVGGGGSNAVNHMFRQGIVGVNFIVCNTDHQALEASPVLVKIQLGPGLTEGRGAGSQPEIGKNATIESIDEIKKTIGNGTKMVFITAGMGGGTGTGGAPIVAKAARELGILTVGIVTTPFMFEGPRRLKQAEKGIEEMKESVDTLIVISNDKLRELHGNLALSNAFSKADDILTIAAKGIAEIITVPGYVNVDFEDVNTVMRNSGVAIMGLGISDGEDRAMKAVKMALNSPLLNNNDIRGAKHILLNITSGTKEVLMDEVADITGYIQEAAGFSADIIWGNCVDESLQEKICVTVIATGFEPNNNEFKEQKASKQEKKVYTLDDAPTYSTRKKNDSYLSEDEKSQISFLENAKNQADTEDDDLKLKPAPGYNFKSAEHQSRLLQDRKKRLQGLNMKLNDNLNELENEPAYKRRNVKLEETPASDDNSLSKYSLFDDEKKNTEIKKRNNFLHDNVD is encoded by the coding sequence ATTAAATTTGATGCACCCAAAAATCAGAATTGTATAATCAAAGTTATAGGTGTAGGCGGAGGTGGAAGTAACGCCGTAAACCACATGTTCAGACAAGGTATCGTAGGGGTTAACTTTATTGTTTGCAATACGGATCATCAGGCTTTGGAAGCAAGTCCGGTACTTGTTAAAATTCAATTAGGCCCCGGACTTACCGAAGGGCGAGGAGCAGGTTCTCAACCTGAAATCGGAAAAAATGCCACGATTGAATCCATTGATGAAATCAAAAAAACCATCGGAAACGGAACAAAAATGGTTTTTATTACCGCAGGAATGGGGGGTGGAACCGGAACAGGAGGAGCTCCAATCGTAGCTAAAGCAGCCCGTGAATTAGGAATTTTAACTGTTGGAATTGTAACCACTCCTTTTATGTTCGAAGGACCACGCCGATTGAAACAGGCTGAAAAAGGAATTGAAGAAATGAAAGAAAGTGTAGATACTCTGATTGTCATTTCTAACGATAAACTTCGCGAACTTCATGGCAACCTTGCGCTTTCCAATGCTTTTTCAAAAGCAGACGACATTCTGACAATCGCCGCCAAAGGTATCGCAGAAATCATTACAGTACCCGGTTATGTAAACGTTGACTTTGAAGATGTCAATACTGTGATGCGCAACAGTGGTGTTGCCATCATGGGACTTGGCATTTCTGATGGTGAAGATCGCGCAATGAAAGCTGTTAAAATGGCTTTGAATTCACCTCTGCTTAACAACAACGATATCAGGGGTGCCAAACATATTCTGCTCAATATCACTTCCGGTACAAAAGAAGTTTTAATGGACGAAGTAGCTGATATTACCGGATATATTCAGGAAGCTGCAGGTTTTAGTGCCGATATTATTTGGGGTAACTGTGTGGATGAGTCTTTGCAGGAGAAAATTTGTGTTACTGTAATAGCAACCGGTTTTGAGCCCAACAACAACGAATTTAAAGAGCAAAAAGCAAGTAAACAAGAAAAAAAAGTGTACACCTTAGATGACGCTCCTACTTATTCTACCCGCAAAAAAAACGATTCTTACCTCAGTGAAGATGAAAAAAGTCAGATCAGCTTTCTCGAAAATGCAAAAAACCAAGCAGATACTGAAGATGATGATCTTAAATTAAAGCCTGCACCGGGTTATAATTTTAAAAGTGCCGAACATCAATCCAGATTACTTCAGGATAGGAAAAAAAGACTGCAAGGATTGAATATGAAACTGAACGATAACCTGAACGAACTGGAAAACGAACCGGCATATAAGCGTCGAAATGTTAAATTAGAAGAAACACCTGCGTCTGACGACAATTCTTTGTCTAAATATTCACTCTTTGATGACGAAAAGAAAAATACCGAAATCAAAAAAAGAAATAATTTTTTGCACGACAACGTTGACTAA